TTCTCTAAACCGGGAGAGGGAGCAGAATTTTTGATTGATATTCCTATCCGGCAGAGCGATCGCTCACAACTGAAAGCAAGTTAATTAAAAAGGGACTGGTGAAAAGGGAAGATTTAAAATTTCAGATTGCAAATATAAAATTATTGAATTTTTTTCTATTTTAAATCTGAAATCTGAAATTCTCCTCCCTTGCCCCTTTTTAGTTTGAATCTACGGTGAGGATTCAGTTCGATCGGGTTGACTTTGAGTTTGAGCTAGAGTTGCTTTAATTCTGGGGGTTTCTAAAAGTTTTTGCGTGTCTTTTAGAAGACGATCGCCCCAAAGATTATCCTTTAAAAACTCTACATCCGCGTAGCGATCGTCCTTGCGGATAGCTGCTTCTCCCATTGCTAAGCCTTGTTCCCGATCGCCTTTAGCATAAAGTGCGGCTGCTATGGCTAATGTCGGTTCGGCGGCATCCTTTTCAATAGCTAAGGCTGCTTGCCACTTTTTAATGGCTCCTTCCACATCACCCTGTTCGTATTTTATCAGTCCGACGTTGTTAATCGCGGGCCAGAATTTGCCATCAGTCGCCACTGCTTTTTCGTACTGGGCGATCGCATCTGGAAACTTCTTTAAGCGGTAATAGGCATTGCCCAAATCGAATAAAGCCTCTGGGGAATTGGGTTTGAGCTTTAAGCCTTCCTGCAAAGAAGCGATCGCTTGTTGGTACTTCTGTTGTTGAAAATAGGCTGAACCCATAGCAAACAAAATCGC
Above is a window of Argonema galeatum A003/A1 DNA encoding:
- a CDS encoding tetratricopeptide repeat protein; this translates as MPTNRKPWFYFLLIFGMLSAAGPVSGQALVPHTLQLDSAQLEQQGVSLAQEAAQLAQFQQYDVALSRARLATQLAPKNYQAWFLLGGLYLQTNEADKGIAALQRARTLKPDEPAILFAMGSAYFQQQKYQQAIASLQEGLKLKPNSPEALFDLGNAYYRLKKFPDAIAQYEKAVATDGKFWPAINNVGLIKYEQGDVEGAIKKWQAALAIEKDAAEPTLAIAAALYAKGDREQGLAMGEAAIRKDDRYADVEFLKDNLWGDRLLKDTQKLLETPRIKATLAQTQSQPDRTESSP